From a region of the Cyclopterus lumpus isolate fCycLum1 chromosome 5, fCycLum1.pri, whole genome shotgun sequence genome:
- the timeless gene encoding protein timeless homolog, translating into MNCELLATCSALGYLEEDTYHKEADCLESVKDLIRFLRHEDDTRDVRQQLGAGQIVQNDLLPIIIQHGQDKALFDACIRLMVNLTQPAMLCFGKVPDDPVFRHHFLQITSHLQAYKEVFAGEAVFGILSETLYTLLQLDWEQRQEEDNLLIERILLLVRNVLHVPADPCEEKKVDDDASIHDRLLWAIHMSGFDDLIKFLASAQSEQQWSMHVLEIISLMFRDQTPETLVSAGHARSAEEKHRDCQDLVALRQKEHAAKRSRTLQRGTRHSHFGGSYVVEGLKSIGERDVIYHRNVHNFKSYTHDTGKAVRRVPKRNRQVRECKDKRRSALNVRLFLREFCVDFLENCYNRLMYLVKESLIREQTQQHDETYYLWALSFFMSFNRGNGFRADLVSETMTIRTFHYIERNITNYYEMLLTDRKEATSWSRRMHLALKAYQELLLTVNQMDCSQDESIRQSSSVIKCNIFYLMEYRDIFLTLLRKYDETRQPQSYLKDLVESTHLFLRMLERFCKGRKSLMVQKKKVRRRRSHGKKKPSAAETSPEALAETWKIVEEELKASGFQLSESLTESTVPFDATSETPLEEQRTEAMVRVQDALLVRLAPEALGLLRAAREVWPEGDVFGSTDVEPEEELELLKQILHANLPRTSPPEPAAEDDDDAAELEEEELESVQISEKEFNFLDFIKRFSNPSIVRPYLLLLKSYSKNTPHTNHCIARMLHRLAVDLKMDAQIFQLSVFNLFNKILSDPAAAAYKELVTFAKFVVNRFFSLAAQNNKAYVELLFWKNVGAVCEMTEGYSKDGEGTKPTWTEEEEEELRNLYAEHRYSEVPDIVETLLPLLNSTRTRRQVVTQLVHMGLVENAKALKKQKKGTQIVIWTEEQEDELQMLYEEYKDSDDVLGDLLKKLTAKRSRARVVDKLLSMGLVSERRELYKKRSRNAHGKSSGKGMTEEEFIDELTQGLPDDPGDRDDENKEEDESEESEEEEEQKRETQNAKRRSQSLPSSVGRIPDVSTMVSALLQKGMSGPLLWLQNSLYKTAKDRKTDELAQDVPLLPLSDENDDAMENKSFLGLLRKLRIRPPKNNQECFWRIPAQISVSQLQSAAAALSPREEDPNGGREQDSSRSPTGESQEEEEVSGEQRALRALLITRKRKHHNSEHTAAASDFSPPKETDNTPERSREKTATKRSRVLDDDEENEDDSAMVIDMETNDDTDSDREDISAPVKRRRKFALIDEEDDED; encoded by the exons ATGAATTGCGAGCTTTTGGCAACGTGCAGTGCTCTCGGCTATCTGGAGGAAGACACATATCACAAGGAAGCTGATTGCTTAG AGAGTGTAAAAGACTTGATCAGGTTTTTACGGCATGAAGATGACACCCGTGATGTCCGGCAGCAGCTGGGTGCAGGCCAAATTGTACAGAATGACCTTCTACCTATTATCATTCAGCATGGACAGGACAAGGCCCTATTTGATGCCTGCATCAG ACTCATGGTCAACCTTACTCAGCCTGCCATGCTTTGCTTTGGTAAAGTCCCGGATGACCCAGTGTTTAGACATCACTTTTTGCAAATTACATCTCATTTACAAGCGTATAAAGAG GTGTTTGCTGGTGAAGCGGTTTTTGGCATTTTAAGTGAGACATTATACACGCTTTTACAACTG gACTGGgagcagagacaggaagaggataATCTGCTCATAGAGAGAATCCTGCTGCTAGTCAGAAATGTGCTTCATGTACCTGCAGACCCCTGTGAAGAGAAG AAAGTGGATGATGATGCCAGCATCCATGATAGGCTGCTGTGGGCCATTCACATGAGCGGTTTCGATGACCTGATCAAGTTCCTTGCGTCGGCCCAGAGTGAGCAGCAATGGAGTATGCATGTGTTGGAAATAATCTCCCTCATGTTCAGAGATCAG ACTCCGGAAACTTTGGTAAGCGCCGGCCATGCTCGTTCAGCTGAAGAGAAGCACAGAGACTGTCAGGACTTGGTGGCACTCAGGCAGAAGGAGCATGCAGCAAAACGCTCCCGCACATTACAAAGAGGAACCAG ACACTCTCACTTTGGAGGGTCCTATGTTGTTGAAGGCCTCAAGTCGATTGGGGAAAGAGACGTGATTTATCACAGAAATGTTCATAAT TTCAAAAGCTACACGCATGACACGGGCAAAGCAGTGAGACGTGTTCCCAAGAGGAATCGTCAGGTCCGGGAATGTAAGGACAAACGGCGCTCAGCTTTAAATGTTCGACTCTTTCTCCGAGAGTTTTGTGTCGACTTCTTGGAGAACTGCTACAATCGCCTCATGTACCTTGTCAAG GAGAGTCTAATTCGAGAGCAAACTCAGCAACACGATGAGACGTACTACCTCTGGGCTCTCAGCTTTTTCATGTCTTTCAACCGTGGCAACGGTTTTCGTGCTGATTTAGTTTCGGAGACCATGACCATCCGTACTTTCCATTACATTGAGCGTAACATCACCAACTACTATGAGATGTTGCTAACCGATCGCAAAGAGGCCACATCCTGGTCACGCAG GATGCACCTGGCTCTAAAGGCATATCAGGAGCTGCTGCTAACTGTAAACCAGATGGACTGCTCACAGGATGAAAGTATCCGTCAGAGTTCTAGTGTCATTAAAT GCAACATATTTTACCTAATGGAATACAGGGATATTTTCCTGACCCTGCTGAGGAAGTATGATGAAACCAGACAGCCTCAGTCCTACCTCAAAGACTTGGTGGAGTCAACTCATCTCTTCTTGCGCATGTTGGAGCGCTTCTGCAAAGGTCGCAAAAGCTTGATGGTTCAG AAAAAGAAGGTGAGGCGGAGAAGGTCTCATGGTAAAAAAAAGCCCTCGGCTGCAGAAACTAGTCCGGAGGCCCTGGCAGAGACCTGGAAGATTGTGGAGGAAGAGCTGAAGGCTTCAGGGTTTCAG TTGTCAGAATCTTTAACTGAAAGCACTGTGCCATTTGATGCCACATCTGAAACTCCACTTGAGGAGCAAAGGACTGAGGCCATGGTGCGTGTGCAGGATGCCCTGCTGGTTCGACTGGCACCAGAAGCGCTGGGGTTGCTGCGTGCTGCCAG AGAGGTGTGGCCAGAGGGAGATGTGTTTGGTTCTACGGATGTGGAACCTGAGGAGGAACTGGAACTCCTTAAGCAGATCCTTCATGCCAACCTGCCAA GGACATCTCCTCCTGAGCCTGCAgcagaggatgatgatgatgcagcaGAGTTAGAAGAGGAAGAGTTGGAGTCTGTCCAGATTTCCGAAAAAGAGTTCAACTTTCTAGACTTCATCAAGAG GTTTTCCAACCCCAGCATTGTGCGTCCATACCTCCTCTTATTAAAATCATACTCAAAAAACACACCTCACACGAACCACTGCATCGCTCGAATGCTGCACCGCTTGGCTGTTGACCTGAAAATGGACGCCCAGATTTTCCAGCTGTCAGTCTTCAACCTTTTCAACAAGATCCTGAGTGACCCCGCTGCAGCTGCTTATAAG GAACTGGTGACCTTTGCCAAGTTTGTGGTGAACCGTTTCTTTTCTCTGGCAGCACAAAACAACAAGGCATATGTTGAACTGCTGTTCTGGAAAAATGTGGGCGCTGTATGTGAGATGACTGAAGGCTACAGTAAAGACGG AGAGGGAACAAAACCAACGTGgactgaagaggaagaagaggagttgCGCAACCTTTACGCGGAGCATCGTTATTCTGAAG TGCCAGATATAGTGGAGACTCTGCTGCCATTACTCAACAGCACCCGCACTCGGCGCCAGGTAGTAACGCAGCTGGTGCATATGGGTCTGGTGGAAAATGCCAAAGCACTGAAGAAACAGAA GAAAGGTACCCAGATTGTCATTTGGACAGAAGAGCAAGAGGACGAGCTGCAGATGCTCTACGAGGAGTACAAAGATTCTGATG ATGTGCTGGGTGATCTCCTGAAGAAGCTCACAGCTAAGCGGTCCCGTGCACGTGTGGTGGACAAGCTGCTCAGTATGGGCTTGGTGTCTGAGAGACGAGAACTTTATAAAAAAAGGAGTCGCAACGCTCATGGGAAGAGCTCTGGAAAAGGAATG ACTGAAGAAGAATTCATTGACGAACTAACACAAGGCTTACCAGATGATCCTGGTGACAGAGATGATGAAAATAAGGAAGAGGATGAATCTGAagagagtgaggaagaggaagagcaaaaaagggaaacacaaaatgcaaaaaggAGGAGCCAGAGCCTGCCCTCTTCAGTAGGGAGGATACCTGATGTAAGCACCATGGTGTCTGCTTTACTGCAGAAAG GCATGTCTGGACCTTTGTTGTGGCTACAAAATAGTCTATACAAAACAGCCAAGGACCGAAAAACAGACG AGTTGGCCCAGGATGTGCCACTTCTTCCTCTGTCGGATGAAAATGACGATGCCATGGAGAACAAGAGCTTCCTGGGGCTGTTGCGCAAACTGAGAATTCGACCACCTAAAAATAATCAG GAGTGTTTTTGGAGGATCCCAGCACAGATCAGTGTATCCCAGCTCCAGAGTGCAGCTGCAGCTCTTAGTCCGAGAGAGGAAGACCCTAACGGAGGCAGGGAGCAAGACAGCTCCAGGAGTCCAACTGGAGAatcccaggaggaggaggaggtctcaGGTGAACAGCGAGCTCTGAGAGCTCTGCTGATCACACGCAAGAGGAAACACCACAACTCGGAGCATACAG cTGCTGCGTCAGATTTCAGTCCTCCTAAGGAGACAGACAATACACCCGAGAG GTCCCGGGAGAAGACCGCAACTAAAAGAAGCCGGGTGTTGGACGATGATGAAGAGAATG AGGATGACTCCGCCATGGTGATAGATATGGAAACCAACGATGACACAGATTCAGACAGGGAGGATATCTCTGCGCCTGTGAAGCGTAGACGGAAGTTCGCCTTAATTgatgaggaggacgatgaggatTAG